The Hordeum vulgare subsp. vulgare chromosome 4H, MorexV3_pseudomolecules_assembly, whole genome shotgun sequence genomic interval GGCAAAATATGGAAGTAGAATCTCCTCTCTTTTAGAGGTGTCTTCCAAATCCAATTTAAGATCCATGAGGTCTTTTAGAGAGCCGCTGCTATTTCCATTAAATTCTAGGATCTCGTCGATCCTATGCGCAAAAGCAAGGTGTGAGCCCGCGACCCCTCGATCGCTCTCAGAGTCAATCGGCCCAAACCGGGTTATGAGCTCAACGAAAAAGAAAGGATTTTTGGAAATTGCCTGCAAAACCGCCTTGCGAGCGTTAGCGTCAGCGTCAGCGCCATTTCCCGATGGatatttttgttggggaacgtcgcatgggaaacaaaaattttcctacgcggacgaagacctatcatggtgatgtccatctacgagaggggatgagtgatctacgtacccttgtagatcgtacagcagaagcgttagtgaacgcggttgatgtagtggaacgtcctcacgtccctcgatccgccccgcgaacaatcccgcgatcagtcccacgatctagtacagaacggacggcacctccgcgttcagcacacgtacagctcgacgatgatctcggccttcttgatccagcaagagagacgtagagttagaagagttctccggctgcgtgacggtgctccggaggttggtgatgaccttgtgttttttccttctcaaaccttatgggccttagtgggaacttattccagcccactaggggctggtttatctcttcccatagcccatgagaccccttggggcgtgacacccctcccgatggtccccggcacccctcccggcactcccggtacactaccgatgagcccgaaacttttccggtaatgcacgaaaaccttccggtaaccaaatgaggtcatcctatatatcaatcttcgtttacggaccattccggaaaccctcgtggcgtccgtgatctcatccgggactccgaacaacattcggtaaccaaccatataactcaaatacgcataaaacaacgtcgaaccttaagtgtgcagaccctgcgggttcgagaactatgtagacatgacccgagagactcctcggtcaatatccaatagcggggacctggatgcccatattagatcctacatattctacgaagatcttatcgtttgaacctcagtgccaaggattcatataatcccgtatgtcattccctttgtccttcggtatgttacttgcccgagattcgatcgtcagtatccgcatacctatttcaatctcgtttaccgtcaattctctttactcgttccgtaatacaagatcttgcaacttacactaagtcacattgcttgcaaggcttgtgtgtgatgttgtattaccgagtgggccccgagatacctctccgtcacacggagtgacaaatccaagtgtcgatccatactaactcaacgaacacctttggagatacctgtagagcatctttatagtcacccagttacgttgcgacgtttgatacacacaaagcattcctccggtgtccgtgagttatatgatctcatggtcataggaacaaatacttgacacgcagaaaacagtagcaacaaaatgacacgatcaacatgctacgtctattagtttgggtctagtccatcacatgattctcctaatgatgtgatcccgttatcaagtgacaacacttgcctatggccaggaaaccttgaccatctttgatcaacgagctagtcaactagaggcttactagggacaatgttttgtctatgtatccacacaagtattgtgtttccaatcaatacaattatagcatggataataaacgattatcatgaactaagaaatataataataactaatttattattgcctctagggcatatttccaacagtctcccacttgcactagagtcaataatctagttcacatcaccatgtgattccaacgaatccaacacccatatagttatggggtctgatcacgtcttgctcgtgagagaggttttagtcaacggttctgaaactttcagattcgtgcattatttacaaatctttatgtcatctcatagatgctgctactacgtgctattcggaaatggtccaaatatctactctactatacgaatctgtttcactactcatagttatccggattagtgtcaaagcttgcattgacgtaaccctttacgacaaactctttaaccacctccataatcgagaaaaattccttagtccattagttactaaggataaatttcgaccgctgctagtgattcaatcatggatcactctctgtacctctcaacatactttgagtcaaggcacacttcaggtgcggtacacagcatggcatactttagattctacggctaaggcatagaagacgaccttcgtctattctctttattctgccgtggtcgggttttgagtcttactcaaattcacacctcacaatgcaaccaagaactccttctttgctggtctagtttgaactctttcaaaaacttgtcaaggcatgcatcttgttgaaacttctattaagcgctttcgatctatctccatagatctttgatgctcaacgttcaagtagcgtaatccaggtactcctttgaaaacttctttcaaacatccTTGtacgctttacagaaattctacattacttctgatccacaatatgtcaaccacatatacctatcagaaattttatagtgctcccactcacttctttggaaatacacgtttctcataaaccttgtacaacccCAAaattctttgatcatctcatcaaagtgtatattccaactccgagatgcttgcaccagtccattgaaggatcgctggagcttgcatacttgctagtatctttaggatcgacaaaacctcctggttgtatcacatacaatgtttgctcaaggaaaccgtcgaggaaacaatgttttgtcttcctatgtgcaatatttcacaaataatgcaacaactacgaaCATAATTCCAAGAGACTTTTagtatcgctatgagtgagaaagtctcatcatagtcaactgtttgatcttctcggaaacatctttgcgacaagtcgagcttttcttaatagtgacttatcaccatcatcgtctgtcttccttttaaagatccatctttactcaatagtcttactcccatcaagtagttcttccaaagtctacattttgttttcatacatggatcctctctcggatttcatggcttccagccatttgtcggaatccgggcccaccattgctttctccataactcgtaggttcactgttgttcaacaacatgacctccaagacagggttaccataccactctatagtagtacgcgaccttgtcgacctacgaggtttttagtaacttgatccgaagctcaatgatcaccatcatcagcttccacttcaattggtgtaggtgccacaggaacaacttcctgcgccctgctacacactggttgaagtgatggttcaataacctcatcaagttctactaccctcccactcaattctttcgagagaaacctttcctcgagaaaggatccgtttctagaaacaaacactttgctttcggatctgagataggagatgtacccaactgttttggatatcctatgaagatgcatttatccgccttgggttcgagcttatcagactgaaactttttcacagaagtgtcgaagccccaaactttcaagaaacgacagtttagatttctctaaacctcagtctataccgtgtcatctcaacggaaatacgcggtgccctatttaaagtgaatgtggttgtctttaatgcataacccataaacgatagtggtaattcgataagagacatcatagtatgcaccataccaaatagtgtgtggctatgacgtctagacacatcatcacactatgatgttccaggtggcataaactgcaaaacaatttccacattgtcttaactgcgtaccaaaactcgtaactcagatattcatttctatgatcatatcgtagacagtttatcctcttgttacgacgaacttcactccgaaacagaattgaacttttcaatatttcagacttgtgattcattaagtaaatactctagtatctactcaaatcgtcattgaagtaagaacataatgataaccaCTGCGTGtcttagcacccattggactgcatacatcaaaatgtatcacttccaacaagttactatcttatttcatctcaatgaaaataaggccttgctcatgtggtatgatttgcatgtcactagtgattcaaaatcaagtgagtataaagatccatcagcatggagcttcctcatgcaatttatactaacatgactcaagcggcagtgccacaagtaagtggtactatcatcattaccttgtatcttttggcaccaatattatgaacatgtgtaacactacgatcgagattcagtaaaccattgaaggtgattattcaagaaaatagagtaaccattattctctttaaatgaataatcgtattgcaataaacacgatccaatcatgttcatgcttaacgcaagcaccaaataacaattatttaggtttaacaccaatcccgatggtagagggagcgtgcgatgttcgatcatatcaaccttggaaacacttccaacatgtatcgtcacctcgcctttagctagtctccgtttatgtcgtagctttcatttcgtgttactaatcacttagcaaccgaaccggtatccaataccctcatgctactaggagtactagtaaagtacacatcaacatcatgtatattaaatatacttctttcgacttttgccagccttcttatctaccaagtatctagagttgctccgcctcagtgattgtttccctcattacagaagcacttagtctcaggtttgggtttaatcttgggtctcttcattagtgcagcaactgttttgccgtttcacgaagtatcccttctagcccttgcctttcttgaaacttagtggttttacaagccatcaactattgatgctccttcttgatttctactttcgcagtgtcaaacatcgcgaatcgctcaaggatcattgtatctatccttgatatgttatatttcatcacgaagctctcacagcttggtggcagtgactttggagaaccatcactatctcatctggaagattaactcccacttgattcaagcgattgtcgtactcagacaatccgagcacacgctcaacgattgagcttttctcctttactttgtggaaaaagaatcttgtcggaggtttcgtacctcttaacaagggcacaagcatgaaatgacaatttcatctctttagaacatcacttatgttccgtgacgtttcaaaacgtcttcggcgccttgcttctaagccattaagtattttgcactgaactatcgtgtagtcatcaaaaacgtgtatgtcggatgttcacaacatctacagacgacgctcgaggtgcagcacaccgagtggtgcattaaggacataagccttctacgcagcaacgaggacaatcctcggttttacagactcggtctgcaaagttttctactatcaactttcaactaaattttctctaggaacatataaaaacagtagagctatagcgcaagctacatcgtaattcgcaaagaccattagactatgttcatgacaattagttcaattaatcatattactaaagaactcccactcaaaaagtacatctctctagtcatttgagtggtacatgatccaaatccactatctcaagtccgattatcacgtgagtcgagaatagtttcagtggtaagcatctctatgctaatcatatcaactatacgattcatgcttgacctttcggtctcatgtgttccgaggccatgtctgcacatgctaggctcgtcaagcttaacccgagtgttccgcgtgcgcaactgttttgcacccgttgtatgtgaacgttgagtctatcacacccgatcatcacgtagtgtctcgaaacgacgaactgtagcaacggtgcacagtcggggagaacacaatttcttcttgaaattttagtgagagatcacctcataatgctaccgtcgttctaagcaaaataaggtgcataaaaggattaacatcacatgcaatttataagtgacatgatatggccatcatcacgtgcttcttgatctccatcaccaaagcaccggcacgatcttcttgtcaccggcgtcacaccatgatctccatcaacgtgtcgccatcggggttgtcgtgctactcatgctattactactaaagctacgtcctagcaaaatagtaaacgcatctgcaagcacaaacgttagttataaagacaaccctatggctcctgccggttgccgtaccatcgacgtgcaagtcgatattatctattacaacatgatcatatcatacatccaatatatcacatcacatcgttggccatatcacatcacaagcataccgtgcaaaaacaagttagacgtcctctaattttgttgttgcatgttttacgtggtgaccatgggtatctagtaggatcgcatcttacttacgcaaacaccacaacggagatatatgagttgctatttaacctcatccaaggacctcctcggtcaaatccgattcaactaacgttggagaaaccgacacttgccagtcatctttgagcaacggggttactcgtagcgatgaaaccagtctctcgtaagcgtacgagtaatgtcggtccaagccgcttcaatccaacaataccgcggaatcaagaaaagactaaggagggcagcaaaacgcacatcaccgcccacaaaaacttttgtgttctactcgagaagacatctacgcatgaacctagctcatgatgccagtgttgggaaacgtcgcatgggaaacaaaaattttcctacgcgcacgaagacctatcatggtgatgtccatctacgagaggggatgagtgatctacgtacccttgtagatcgtacagcagaatcgttagtgaacgcggttgatgtagtggaacgtcctcacgtccctcgatccgccccgcgaacaatcccgcgatcagtcccacgatctagtaccgaacggacggcacctccgcgttcagcacacgtacagctcgacgatgatcttggccttctggatccagcaagagagacggataggtagaagagttctccggcagcgtgacggcgctccggaggttggtgatgaccttgtctcagcagggctccgcccgagctccgcagaaacgcgatctagaggaaaaaccgtagaggtatgtggtcgggctgccgtggaaaagtcgtctcaaatcagccctaaaacctccgtatatataggtgggagggaggggaggaggcagcctcaaaacctaaaggtttggccgaaattggaggtggaggagtcctactccaatcttacttggagtaggattccaccttcccacttggaaactctttccaccttgtgttttttccttctcaaaccttatgggccttagtgggaacttattccagcccactaggggctggtttatctcttcccatagcccatgagaccccttggggcgtgacacccctcccgatggtccccggcacccctcccggcactcccggtacactaccgatgagcccgaaacttttccggtaacgcacgaaaaccttccggtaaccaaatgaggtcatcctatatatcaaccttcgtttccggaccattccggaaatcctcgtggcgtccgtgatctcatccgggactccgaacaacattcggtaaccaaccatataactcaaatacgcataaaacaacgtcgaaccttaagtgtgcagaccctgcgggttcgagaactatgtagacatgacccgagagactcctcggtcaatatccaatagcgggacctggatgcccatattggatcctacatattctacgaagatcttatcgtttgaaccttagtgccaaggattcatataatcccgtatgtcattccctttgtccttcggtatgttacttgcccgagattcgatcgtcagtatccgcatacctatttcaatctcgtttaccggcaagtctctttactcgttccgtaatacaagatcctgcaacttacactaagtcacattgcttgcaaggcttgtgtgtgatgttgtattaccgagtgggccccgagatacctctccgtcacacggagtgacaaatcccagtgtcgatccatactaactcaacgaacacctttggagatacctgtagagcatctttatagtcacccagttacgttgcgacgtttgatacacacaacgcattcctccggtgtccgtgagttatatgatctcatggtcataggaacaaatacttgacacgcagaaaacagtagcaacaaaatgacatgatcaacatgctacgtctattagtttgggtctagtccatcacatgattctcctaatgatgtgatcccgttatcaagtgacaacacttgcctatggccaggaaaccttgaccatctttgatcaacgagctagtcaactagaggcttactagggacaatgttttgtctatgtatccacacaagtattgtgtttccaatcaatacaattatagcatggataataaacgattatcatgaactaagaaatataataataactaatttattattgcctctagggcatatttccaacaattttttGCGCATCTCCAATAGCGCCTTGGCCCTATTTTCTTCTTCGTCTAttagggaagaagaagaggttgagTAGTAGGCGGATCTCATCCCTGCGGACTTCCCCGTACTCAAAGTGACTCTGAGAGATTGTGTTTCTCTACTAATCGCATTCTATTCAAGAATCACTGTTTTCATGATCGAATGACGAAATAGATATACGAACTGTATAGGATCATTCGCTGGGATGGGATAAGTGATTCTTTTATAGGATTCCCATGGGATCGTAGAATCAACTAAGGATGGAATAGGTATTTGTGATCGATCAGCTTCCAGTATGACCGAAGACTTTCTATGTGCATTCAGAATAACCACACAATCAGGTTGTTGGTTCAACCCAAAATTGATCTTCTTCTTTCTTGAACGGAattttttttatttgcaaaagaatTGGTCAAAAACGCCCCGATCTTTTATTGAGAATCATCGAAACAATGAGAATTCACATTTCTTAAATAGCTTCTTAAATAGCTCGCCATTTCTTCCGTTATCTCAGAAATAAATAAATGATTGGTCTTTAAAAAGAAGGAACGGCCTTTTTGACGAATGGGAGATCCTATAAAATGAAGAGCGTTTCGTAAACAAATCAGTGTCTTGTCTGAATCGAGAATAGCAACTCCATTTCTTGAACCACGGATATAGACTTTGAAATGGTGATCAGCTACCCAACGGCCGAGATGTGCATTCGTACAATGTAATTTAGTACAGACTATCAAAAGCATTGTCATTTTGCGATTTGAGTTCCGGAGATACAGGTGGTAAGTGATGGGTAATGCGGGGGAACTTTAAGACGATATAGGATACCTAATATGGGAGTGGTTTAAGTGAGAGAAAAGCTCCCTTACCAAACCAACTGAGCTAtttgccatgtttttgacaaatGACCTAACTTTGATGTGATGTGCCCGGCTAGCCCGGATCATTCTTAGAGCAGTCGAGGTTACCAGAATTTACGGCCTTCCATACAAGAACTGGCACTATTATAACTCgctatgggcctcctgccttcTCGAAAGAAACTGGCTTTTGAAGAAATTACTCTATTTTACGCATTTAGTTGAAGCGGATTCAAAGAGCTCTATCGAGCAAGGAAGGAGTATACTATACTGTAGCTGGATAAGCTAGATACCAAAACTTTGATAAAGATTGAGGCAacccatttgaggaagaaccggacggacCACTGTGGAGATGGCTAGAACAATCCTCAATGAGGCACTGCGCATGGTATCTTGCTTGGCTACCCTGGACACTCGTCTGGATATCCTTCCATGACAATTATGACCTTTAAAGGTATCCGGATAGTTACCAAATTCACCTGAACTTTCAGAGTTGGAACTGATTGGACATAGTAGTAGGTACCAAAACTCCACAGCAACATTACATTAACCAATATGTGGGCAGATCCTTCTGTCCAATTGAGAGTGCATTGGATATAGCAGAAGCTAGACAAGTGAACTCGCTTTGAACCAACTAAATGCAATTGTACGGGAATCAACTTCTCATTTATTGCCTTTTCAGTTGATGATCCACTTGGATATGCTCTTGTGGAGGACGTAATGATTATTCGTTCGCCGGAACCAGAAGTAAAAATTGTTGTGGATAGGGATCGTGTAAAAACATCTTTTGAGGAATGGGCCAGACCCGACCATTTCTCAAGAACACTAGCTAAGGGCCCTGATACTACCACTTGGATCTGGAACCTACATGCCGATGCTCACGATTTCGATAGTCATGCTGGTGATTTGGAGGAGATTTCTAGAAAAGTCTTTAGTGCTCATTTCGGGCAACTTTCCATTATCTTTCTTTGGTTGAGTTGCATGTACTTTCATGGTGCCCGTTTTTCCAATTATGAAGCATGGCTAAGTGATCCTACTGACATTGGACCCAGTGCTCAGGTAGTTCGGCCTATAGTAGCGCAAGAAATATTGAATGGTGAAGTAGGTGGGGGTTTCCGAGGAATCCAAATAACCTAAGGTTTTTTTAAGCTTTCGCGAGCATCTAGAATAACTAGTGAATTACAACTCTATTGTACTGCAATTGGTGCATTGATTTTTGCAGCGTTAATGCTTTTTGCTTGTTGGTTCCATTATCACAAAGCCGCTCCACAGTAGTAAAGTCTCATATTTTGTATTGGTTGAGGTGACAATAGTCACATTGAACCCTCGAATTTGCTCGAAGATCTCGAAACGATCTTCCAGTTCCGGGGAGAATTCGCAAAACTCCGTTTCCATAAAGAATTTGATGGATTTTTCCCGTATTTCAACCGGAGAATCTAACATAGACATTACTGTCAAGATTCTTACCAAAAAATGGTACATTCCATGCCCTCGGAGAACGCTTTGTCGTGCAAAGTCACTAACATATCCAGTGTCTTCTTCGGACCCCAAGAATGGATTGGATCGAAACGACTTTCCTGCTTGAAAATAGCGGCCCCTTTGTGTCTGTATGAATCTGTGACCGCACAAAATCTCCATAACCAATTTTCCAAATTGGATTCTAAAATCAGAGGCAGCTTTTGGTACTAATCTTATTTCAAACAATCCAGGAACTTCCATAACATTGGCGTGATTCAGTTTGAGCAACAGATCCTGACGTAATACATCTTCGTaatgaaaatggagtggaaacaTCATGGATTTTCCGCTTTTTTTGAGAATGAGCACTATGAACTATCCGCTTCAAAAAGGATAGTTGATCGAACCGAAACCAACGTCAAGTACGAGTTATTAAGCACCGAATCAAAAAATGTACTTCCTTTACGCTTGACGTAGGATTTACCTATTAATATGAAGTTCACTCTTCTGCTGACTTGAGTCTAGAAGGGAAGCGACTGATTTCCAATTCTTCTTTGCTAGCGCTTGACTCCTCTGGAATTCCATTAACAAGCTTAAAAGAAAGCCTTTTATTTGGTTTTTGAGATACTAGTTATTTATAGGTTAAGTTCGATATTTCACTCCGTGGGCCGGCTAATTAATTCAAGTAATTCCTGGAGGGGAATCAATCGAAGAGATTGCCTGCCCATGTTACAATTCCTTACTCAAAAGGACTAGAGTGCTAAGCTGCCTTCCTGGCACCACCACTATAATGAATGGCTCAAACAAATAGGAGATGAGAATATAATTGATCCTTTCTAGAATAGAATATAAAGAGAAGCTTGTTCTGCCCATCTATCTAGAGAATGAAAAGGAACTAATGCCACTGATAGGAAATACATAGACCGTACGCCCACTTACCACTCTACCACTTCAATTCAATGACGGACTTCACCGATACCGGTACCAAACCTAGCTTGAGAGAGATCGATCACAGGCATGTGGTGAACGATACCGAGAGAAAGAGCACTGAAATGAACTATATCGAGCACAAGTCTCACTCTACAAGTCAAGTTCGATGAGCTCTTAGCGGACGTGTCCCTACTATCTACTAAGTGTGTGCTAGGGAAAGAAAGCAAGCTGAGCAGTTCTCACTCTGCCTGGTGACCAAGAAAGCTTAAAGAATACCGTAAAGTGATCACTGAAACCTCATACCGATTCGCCACGTGAAAGCGGGGTTAAGGTAAGGCAGGAAAGACTGGCGCCGAAAGATATATATGTTTTGAAGAGAGAGATCCGCAGGCAAAAATATTGAAGGAAGGACTGGCTGAAGGAAGGAACAGACCGTAGCAAAAGCCGAAGAAGATGCGAATCAGGAAGAGGGAGACGAGTTCCAGTTGTTAGAAAGACCAGTGCCCGGAAAAGGAAGTCGGAAGGGGATCCGGATGTTCAGTGCTTAAAGAAAAAAGATAGGTGTTGCTCTGTTGTTTGCTTTGAGGTTTCCCCTAGTTGGGGAGACCGAGAAGAAAACCAGTAGAAGGCGATCCGAATTCTAGTGTTAAAAGAGATAGGTAGTAGTGAGGCGTCGGTACGTCAGCTGGAGAAGAATGCTTGCTTTTCGTATCACTGGTGTAGTGATTGACACGGTCTTCGCATATTGAACAACCTAAGAGTGGAAACACCTTAATCGCTTCTCCAAGCTTATCTATATATATTTATCGATGGAAGCGGAAGGAAAGGCTTAAAGAAGGTGACAAGAAGAGAAACTTATTAGTTCGTCGTAGCCAACTTATCATT includes:
- the LOC123450627 gene encoding 60S ribosomal protein L5, mitochondrial-like; the encoded protein is MMFPLHFHYEDVLRQDLLLKLNHANVMEVPGLFEIRLVPKAASDFRIQFGKLVMEILCGHRFIQTQRGRYFQAGKSFRSNPFLGSEEDTGYVSDFARQSVLRGHGMYHFLVRILTVMSMLDSPVEIREKSIKFFMETEFCEFSPELEDRFEIFEQIRGFNVTIVTSTNTKYETLLLWSGFVIMEPTSKKH